The Streptomyces sp. TLI_105 DNA segment GAAAAAAACGCACTGCGCGGAATGGCCGGTTTTAACCGGCCAGCCATGCGCTGGTCCCACTCCGGGCCGCCAGGAAGCGGCCCGGAGGCATTCCCGTCATCGCGGTGAACTCGCGGCTGAGATGGCCCTGGTCGTAGAACCCGCAGTCGGCCGCGACGCCGGCGGCCGGGCCGCCCGTGGCGAGGAGCCGGATCGCCCGGTTCAGGCGCAGGACGCGCGCCAGCCGCTTCGGGGTGAGGCCGATCTGCTCGCGGAAGCGGTTCTCCAGGTGCCGCACGCTCCAGCCCGTCCTGGCGGCCAGCTCGGCGATCGGCAGCGAACCCGCCGTGCGCTCGAGGAGCCGCCACGCCTCCAGGACGGCGGGGGACGGCTCGCGGGACGGCGCTGCCCCGGCCGTCCAGCGCAACAGGGCCTCGTCGAGCAGGGCGAACCGCTCCCGCCACCCCGGGGCCGCCTCCAGGGCCCTGCCGAGCTCGCGGACCCGGGCACCGAGGACGTCCGCCGGGTCCGTGACCGTCTCCGCGAGCTCCCCCAGGGAGGTGCCGAAGAGCCGGTACGCCGCCCAGGGGGCGAGGGTGAGTTCCACCCCGTGGAGGTCTCCCCGGTGCCCCAGCACCCTGGCCCGGGTGTGCAGACCGGACACCACCGACGTGTGGGCCGGCGCCGCGGCCGCCGCCTCCCCGCAGCCCGTACGGCCGAGCCGCAGCTCGCCGCCGAAGCCGATGAGCAGCGACACCCGCCCGCTCGGCACCACGAGCCGCTCCTGCGGTACGCCCGCCGTCGAGCGGAACCCCCGGTACGTGCCGATGCCCGGCCCCAGCCGGGCGTCCGGCCTCCCGTAGTACCACTGACACCTGCCGCCCCCCGTACACACGCGGCGTCTCACCATCGACTCCTCTGAACTCCCGTGCCCGGATCC contains these protein-coding regions:
- a CDS encoding AraC family transcriptional regulator, translated to MVRRRVCTGGGRCQWYYGRPDARLGPGIGTYRGFRSTAGVPQERLVVPSGRVSLLIGFGGELRLGRTGCGEAAAAAPAHTSVVSGLHTRARVLGHRGDLHGVELTLAPWAAYRLFGTSLGELAETVTDPADVLGARVRELGRALEAAPGWRERFALLDEALLRWTAGAAPSREPSPAVLEAWRLLERTAGSLPIAELAARTGWSVRHLENRFREQIGLTPKRLARVLRLNRAIRLLATGGPAAGVAADCGFYDQGHLSREFTAMTGMPPGRFLAARSGTSAWLAG